From a single Lolium rigidum isolate FL_2022 chromosome 7, APGP_CSIRO_Lrig_0.1, whole genome shotgun sequence genomic region:
- the LOC124672794 gene encoding serine/threonine-protein kinase RIPK-like, translating into MRNDSIKAGERSSSPWRSLLGGCLGAADCGAGTGNQGHKKVRPRSGGGGGRRLSFTDLSGAADEDLSVSLVGSNLHVFTVAELRAATREFASDNFLGEGGFGPVYKGFVDKPGLKAQAIAVKLWDPEGAQGHKEWLAEVIFLGQLRHPNLVKLVGYCCEEEHRLLVYEYMAQGSLENHLFDQQVPVVLPWSTRLNIAVGAAKGLAFLHDAEKPVIYRDFKASNILLDSDHKAKLSDFGLAKDGPVGDDTHVSTRVMGTHGYAAPEYIMTGHLTAKSDVYTFGVVLLEILAGRRAVDKSRASREQNLVEFARPGLRDPLRLARRIMDPALESRYPATAAQKAAAVAYQCLSGSPKNRPDMSTVVKELEPLLAITEDVLAADGPVVLFVAAPEPDAKEKKERPRAVRDVGVHHRRRLRSPKGSPESAGLSRRRSSGCGTWRPTTRLDAADVHAVMRVHVLYI; encoded by the exons ATGAGGAACGACAGTATCAAGGCCGGGGAGAGGTCCTCGTCGCCCTGGAGGTCGCTCCTCGGCGGCTGCCTCGGCGCTGCCGACTGCGGCGCCGGGACGGGCAATCAGGGCCACAAGAAGGTCCGTCCGCGCTCCGGaggcggcggtgggcggcggctgTCGTTCACGGACCTGAGCGGCGCGGCGGACGAGGACCTGTCGGTGTCCCTCGTCGGCTCCAACCTGCACGTGTTCACGGTGGCCGAGCTCCGGGCCGCGACGCGCGAGTTCGCCTCCGACAACTTCCTCGGTGAGGGCGGGTTCGGGCCCGTGTACAAGGGCTTCGTCGACAAGCCGGGGCTCAAGGCGCAGGCCATCGCCGTCAAGCTCTGGGACCCCGAGGGCGCGCAGGGCCACAAGGAATGGCTG GCAGAGGTGATCTTCCTGGGGCAGCTCCGGCACCCCAACCTGGTGAAGCTGGTAGGGTACTGCTGCGAGGAGGAGCACCGTCTCCTCGTCTACGAGTACATGGCCCAAGGCAGCCTCGAGAACCACCTCTTCGACCAAC AGGTGCCTGTCGTGCTGCCGTGGTCGACCCGGCTGAACATCGCCGTCGGCGCCGCGAAAGGGCTGGCCTTCCTCCACGACGCCGAGAAGCCGGTGATCTATCGCGACTTCAAGGCCTCAAACATCCTACTGGACTCG GATCACAAGGCGAAGCTGTCGGACTTCGGGCTGGCCAAAGACGGGCCAGTGGGCGACGACACGCACGTGTCCACCCGGGTCATGGGCACCCACGGCTACGCGGCGCCGGAGTACATCATGACGGGCCACCTCACGGCGAAGAGCGACGTGTACACCTTCGGGGTGGTGCTACTGGAGATCCTGGCGGGGCGACGAGCGGTGGACAAGTCCCGCGCCAGCAGGGAGCAGAACCTGGTGGAGTTTGCGCGGCCCGGGCTCCGCGACCCGCTCAGGCTGGCGCGCAGGATCATGGACCCGGCGCTGGAGAGCCGGtacccggcgacggcggcgcagaaggcggcggcggtggcgtacCAGTGCCTGAGCGGCAGCCCcaagaaccggccggacatgtcgaCCGTCGTGAAGGAGCTCGAGCCTCTGCTCGCCATCACGGAGGACGTGCTTGCCGCCGACGGGCCGGTGGTGCTCTTCGTGGCCGCGCCGGAGCCGGAcgcgaaggagaagaaggagaggccgAGGGCGGTGAGGGACGTCGGCGTCCACCATCGGCGAAGGCTCCGGTCGCCCAAGGGTAGCCCCGAAAGCGCGGGGCTGAGCAGAAGGAGGAGTTCTGGGTGTGGCACGTGGCGGCCGACGACAAGGCTTGACGCCGCCGACGTGCATGCTGTCATGCGTGTGCATGTACtgtacatatga